The genomic interval GTgcgctgaccctgtgctgggaCCCCCAAGCTCCAGGGGTGCCTCACATGACTGTgcgctgaccctgtgctgggaCCCCCAAGCTCCAGGGGTGCCACACATGACTGTgcgctgaccctgtgctgggaCCTCCAAGCACCAGGGGTGCCTCACATGACTGTgcgctgaccctgtgctgggaCCCCCAAGCTCCAGGGGTGCCACACATGACTGTgcgctgaccctgtgctgggaCCTCCAAGCACCAGGGGTGCCACACATGACTGTgcgctgaccctgtgctgggaCCCCCAAGCTACAGAGAACAAGATGACGTCAgcgaagagaagcattccaatgtactcaTACTCGTGCAAATGccaaataaaggatttatttatttaggccTTTCAAGGAAtacttaatttattttgtttactaTAATCAGGGTCAACACAGGCATTTTTAAGGTGTGTCTATTTATGAAGGACCTCAATAGGAATATACACATTAGCTACAATGCAGATTTGACTTGCATGCACGGTCAGGGGGAGGTGGCACGGTCAGAGGGAGGTGTCAGGGGGAGGTGGCACGGTCAGGGGGAGGGGTCAGGGGGAGGTGGCACGGTCAGGGGGAGGTGGCATGGTCAGAGGGAGGTGTCAGGGGGAGGTGGCACGGTCAGGGGGATGTGGCACGGTCAGGGGGAGGGGTCAGGGGGAGGTGGCACGGTCagggggaggtgggaggggtcaggGGGAGGTGGCACGGTCAGGGGGAGGTGGTACGGTCAGGGGGAGGTGGCACGGTCAGGGGGAGGGGTCAGGGGGAGGTGGCACGGTCAACATGCTccaagatccaggtcacaatgCAGGAGTTCACCTGGGCCAGCACCTCGTCCTCCGCCCGCCCCTTCACCACCAGCCCATGGCTGCCCCCCTCGATCCACTGGACTGTAGTTGGGCTCTTCATGTGCTTGGTCACATCCTCCAGGAGACTCTGCATTACATCAAGAAATATCATTTAAGAACCCAGGACAGAAATTTTCCTCAAAAACAATTAAAGAAATTGCAGCAAggaatttatttataaagctcAGTTTGATCGATATGGCAAGATTCTAAAAAAACAGAATCTGTTTGAATCatgaattttttaaattatttggcTAGTGGACCAAATTTCATCTCAATAACACTGAGTTTCCACCCTCAGTCTGTCTGCGCTGTGAAAAACGTGGAAGACCTCAATCAGTTCAGGCACGTTCTGTCGCACATGACCATGTGAGATGAACACGGTGCCTTTGGACTGTACCTGGACCTTGCAGACCTACCCACTGGCGGTCTGCGGCGCATCCTTACCCGCTGACACATGTCGTCGGCAGTGCCGGACACAAACAGCACAGGGACCCCTGCCAGACTGCGAAGGTCCTCACTGCGTTGTCGGTGTGTGTGCGTCTGGCCCGGAGGGTGCAGCGGGAAGGACAGGCAAACCAGGCCGTGTGGAACGTCACCCACCCCTGTGCTCAGCTGATTGGTCAGGCATGCTGCGGCACGAGCCCCCATCGAACGGCCTGAGCGttgacacacacaaaaaacatgcatttcagGGAGACATTTAGCATGTAGCATGTGGCTAGACAGGCAGATCTAAAACAAATGGCCGCTTGTTTGAGTTCCAAGTCACTGCTAATTAAAGTATGTACAAAAAGAACAGCATAAATGCACACTCTTCACACTGCCTGCCCCCCGAAataaattttctctgctgtgcCTCCTCTTCTGCAGTTTTAATTTGTTTCGATTTTGACATCTCAAGGACAAAagcaatgcattatgggtattGTGAGTTCGACGCGTTTGTGTTCTGCTTACCGCCCACAAATATACTCGTTAGGGTGAACTTCTCTTGATTTCTCAGATATTCCTGCAAAGCAAAATATATTATTTGACACTATATATCATGAAACAAGATCCCAAGTAAATAGAAAAACCGTACTGAAACCACCAGTGTGCCTGTCAGTCATTTTGAAAGTAAAGGAGTGCAGGTGAATTACCATAACTGCTGTGTAGGCCTTCACCCTGTAGCTGAGATTGAGACCTTTACATGTGAACCGCAGGCACAGCAAACCGGCGGCGGCAGCGGCCTTGGCCAGAGAGACCAGGTGCTTGACGTTCATGTCTCCGCCAGCCCCGTGCGTCAGTACCAGCGCGGCCCGCACGGTGGTGCTCTGCCCGGGGATGCTCAGCACCGCATCCAGGGACCTGCCTCCGAACGCGATTCTGACATTTTCCTGCAAAATGCACCCAAGTACATATATACGCATTTACTTTCTGATTACTGATTATTTAATAACCATTTTGCGCATGATGTAAACTACCTATAAGAATTATGTACATCAATAAGAGCTCCAACTGTGGATCACGTACAAATAAACTTTGGCGGTGGCACTCATTGTAAACGCCATGTGTTTGCACAGATGATGCAAGTAATAAATATGTATCGTGGCTGTCTTTTGTCGCAGATCCGTATTTAAGTAAGTTACCTTATGAAAGGTTTCCATTTCAAACCAAATAACCAACACCGGTAGGACATCGCAGGATTCCGCTGGACCGGGACTGTGTAAAATTAACTTGTGAAATGTTCGCAAAAACAAAATACCGCCATCTAATGTCTCGGGGTTTTTTACTTTGTGACGGTTTTTTTAAAGGATAAGGTTCGTCTTTTACATATCATTAACGTTCCTGAAAGTCATTGACAAACTATGCAGGCTACTTATACGGGCAGGGATCCCTATAGCATCctgaaatttttattattattgcactCCATTGCAGAGTTTATATACAGCATAGTCACTTTGCGCACTGTATACGTATTTTATGAGACCAAAAGGCTTTCAGGGAACTAAGTCTAATGCGTGAGGAACTCAAGTTCAAATAAATGCAGGAATTAAATGTTATTGTTCGCGCGACCTTGTTAGTCTTAttgtaatttttgttgtttaattactattagttattattaatgtatttgcCGCAGTGGTACGTCGTTTTAGACAGAAGCGTctggtaaataaatgtaaatcaaTTAGGTATGAAAATTAGAAAATGTCCACCTTTTGTAAACTTGGAAAACACTCAACGATCTCTGTCACTGTGTATAGAACATATATTACGGTCAAGTGACCGAAGAGGCCAAAACCgaatttaaaatgtttagtCTACAGATATTCCggataaatacatttaatagcgcCCAAATGGTCTACAAAAGGTGCTATGATTAATTGATAGTTATAATTCGCTTGTTTTATTAAGACAGATTTTCTCAATATCTTTTAATAGGATACCATTTCTGAACAGTAAATTATGGCATGATGATGGTATTCTTTAATATCggattaaaacatttattttgcaccaaTTTTAAATGTAACTGTGGTAAGCACAATTTTAGCGTTTTACTCAGAGAACATTTCAAGGTTAAGGTATTTTTATGAAGCTAAAATTTATGATATATTCCATCTTAGTCTTTGCCTTATGGTGACTCGGCAAGTTCAGGACTTCGCCGTACTGCCAAGAGGAATTACTCAGAATGTGGATGAAATTCAGATATTCAGTTCACTAACACAATTCAATAATAGGTCACTGAGGAATTACAGGGAGGTCGTTTACAACATATCAAGAAAAcactttattaaaatatattaaaaaacgTAGAATTCACTGTTGATCACAGGCCAAAATGACTACTGCAGTTTCCACAACAGTCTAATAGTGACACAGACAAATACTATGTGCAAATGAATCAAAATTGAAATGTACAAGAAAGTTCATAACAGTGAAAAACagtttattataaaatatagtATTGTGCAATGTAATAACAAGTCCTTGCAGCATGTGTATATAAAAAACAGGTTTGCAGCAACACATACAGAGTCCTTCATATTTGTGTGGTTCTCCATCAGTCAAAGCTCATCATTGGCCTGTAAATCCAAAAACAAAAGAGttttacacatacacataggTATATTTGTTTCATATGTTCATGAAAGATGTGAGGAGGTGGTCCAAGGCCCAGAATATCCAGAatcctgtgtttttatttaattttttttaagagaATCACTACAGAGTACAAAACGTGTCCTAAGAGACGTAACGAGATAAACCCGCCTGTGGTCGTACAAGCAAACAGACAGGAACTAAAATAACAGAAGGAAGATCTTCACTCTCCAAAGGACATATCTCGTAACTGTAATCAGCAAAAAAGGGGTTTTAGGAACCAGAAACTGAGAAAAGATATGGAGAGTTTTGCGAAAGATGGCTGCAGATTAAGGTTTTTAAGAGGCAGAACTTGCTCATGTTTTCATCACCATTCAGACAAGTAGCTCTGTGATGAATAACAATGGCAATGCTCTGGCTCAGCACAGCCCGCTCTGGCTCAGCACAGCCCGCTCTCCCGCATGGATGATGCTGCCGCCGTTCATACCCTCTGTCTGTGACAGGAGCAGGGGAAAAGCTCCTCATTCGGCTGCTGCAGCCGCTCCATCCCTTCTCGCACCTTAGGCTTGCTGATCTGCAGAGCAGCGTAGGCCTACAACAAGAGGGGGTGGAGGTGAGGGAAGGCGTACTGTccctttaatttaatttaatcagtCAATCAACCAACAAAACACAGTAAATGTGTTCTTTAAACAAGAATAACCGTCACTACGGGCACTAAATATCCacatcaatttaaaaaaattaaacaatgtCTCAATGTGAAAATGTAGGTGCTCACCGCTGAACTCCTGTAAATAAGTCTGAAATTAATTCAAAATGTTATAAGAATACACAAAAACGGAATTTCTAAACATATGTCTTGGTCAAGCAATCCCAGGAGTCTATACACCTTTGAGCGCTGGTTAAACTGAGAGATAGAGCGTGTTCAACAAGCGAAGCAAGGTGTTAACACACTTAAGTCCATTCGCAGACTATGCCTGGTTACACAGCTTGATATTTACagataaaaatgaaatgcaCTGCAAAAGACCAGCAGTGGTAAAACGGGCGTGTCCatactgggatttgaacccataacaTTCTGGTCATAGACCCTGTTCTATGACAGATACCTGCTGCTGTTGTGCAACTACTGCTTAAAAGCAAGTTTGATCTGTGCCCGTGCAGATGCCATAGAtggtatttgtgtgtgtgtgtggagggggtgctgttgttAATGCACCATCCAGGAGGGCAATGCCACACACATCACCCACACCGATGCCAGTCCGTCCGTGTCAAGGTTACGCAGGAGCCAAACCTATAGATAGCAAACATGTCAATGGCAATCAGGCCCATAAAAGAAGCCACTTTGCTGTGACACAGTCCTCGAAGCAGGTTTAGTACCCAGTCGCATTTAACCCCAACACATTAAtgttatattaaattataaattatgcaaagaTTAAGAACATTACGCTGGCTAGGATTCAGAGTGTAGGAGGCTTTGGGTACAAATGGTGAGAGCTAGAACTGTGTCAAAAAAGGAGTCTGATCAGGACCCAAAGGGTCTGCGTGACCCGCATTCCGACAGACACGCCTTCAGTACAGCGCGACCTGAGACTACAGCTGCCGTCCTCATCTGTGTCCTTGACAAAATCTTGTTAAAGTGAAGGAAGAGATACAAAAGATAAGATAAACTGATAATGCGGAGAATTCCTGCGGAGGCTGAAAATGTCAAGCTTTTTATTACACTATAAAAGTACAGAAGACACAGGATTGCAATGTGGCATCACCAAGAATATTCCAAGAAATAACTAAGCTTTCTTAAAACTAATCATGTAGGGGTTTTACCCAGTTACAGTTATATAataatcaatccatccatcttcgactgcttatccagtgcacgGTCACGGCGGCCTGGATCCAATCAGACaggaggacaccctggacaggatgtgaGGTCATCACTGGGCACCCACACATTCACATACAATCAGACACTACGGGCAACTTTAGGGACACTACTGTTTTTCGACTGCAGGAGAAAACCTGCCGACACCACACGCAAGGTGGGGGAGGGATTCTAAGCCCCAAAGCTAAAGGTGTGAGACAGCAGcaccccccaacccaccccccaccccccccactgcaccaccatgcctcCCCCATGCCTCCATGTATGAAACAGCAATTAATTTCCTAAGTCATCAGTTCAGCCAAGACGCGAGAAGAACAAAAAATGGCAAACAGGCTGTCACCTGGAGGAGCTTGAAGTAATAGCAGAAAATGTCGTCCCCCATGAGGTGAGTCCGTGCAAATTGCTGGCCAGCTGCTGCGATCTTCCTGCTCTGAAAGCAGAGACAGGACAGGAAATGAGGTCATGGCCTCCCTGGAGTCAAATGCAaagggtattaatatgaagACGATCAGCCCTTTGTTGCTGTAGTGACCACTACTTGTCTATGGAGGCTTTCCATTAGACGCTTtgacattgctggtgggatttgctgccatttaTGTTTGGTATTGATGCTGGGTTATCAGTTTCCCTCCTGTGAGCTTATGGTCGACCACTTCACCCCTGACCTTAGTTCCAGATGTGTCCCCTTCACCTGCAGCAGACCAGAGTGGCTCTAGGCTGGACAGAAATCTAGTAAACTGACTTGGCGTCCTGTGCTGGTGCCAAGTGGAAGGTCACTAACCTCTTCTGTACAACCACCCATTCTGCTGATGATGGTTGTTGCAGGAGATCGTGAGActgtgcttaattatacacctgtGTCAGCAGTAGGTGTAGATTCATTAGCAAACTGCTTTAATTAGTAGGGGCATCAATATACTAATGGACACATAGTGCATTAATATTCAGGAATGTAAATGTCCATTCCAAACTGGACCTGCCAGTCAGTCACGCAAACAATGATCTGAACCTTTGTTCCTTCCCTATCATTCACAAACGCATGGTATTAATGCTGCGTTCCAAGTTCCCAGTTGAATCGGcagctcagaattcaagatggctgcaccatTTACCAAGAGAAGTTAAGGCTGTAGTTTTATACTTTTGTCTTATCTGTGTCTCATTCAGTTGCtcatacacacagtactgtccaaccgctatctgtggacatgttgctacagtgttgctaacaatggctaacaatgacCCTGGCTAGAACAAGGGCCTATTTCAGAAAGTAGgttttcttgcttagctggatttaaggtagttcaaGTTAAATGTAAGAGAATGAAGACAAAGGCTGTGTAAACTGTGGTAAATTAattctgacaagttatccggctaagcaagaaatgtTGCTTTTTGAAGGAATTGCTAAATGGCATTCTGACTTGCTATACTGGAACGCAACAAATTTGTGTAtgatgtcattcccagctctgacctacgaggtaaatggaacgcagcaaaATTAAGCAATTTGAAGGAATGCCACCCCCCAAGTGCCAACGATCTGGCCTCCTGCTGGCAGCTCGGCAGGGTACCTCCTCATCGTGCTCCCTGGCCCAGCGGATCTTGTCCAGCAGGTCGCCGAGGTCGCGTCTGAAGGGAATGTAGTGCTCCCAAGGCCGCAGCTCGCGGTAGAAGTGCTCGTAGTATCCGGAATCCTGCTTCAGCACCACGCTGCCCCCGGCCAGCAGGTACGGCAACCGGTAGGCCGCCACTGTGCCATCCACGTTGATCTGGTACTTGAACTGGTGGGTGTTAGTGAGAAAATGCATTCCTTAACTCTGAGTCAAtgttatatttacagtatattgaatactattttttttgcaaagaaaACACACTGGGTAtcaatctatccatcttccaactgcttatcctggtcagagtcctgggggggcctggagcctaccccaggctgcacagggcacaaagctggggggcaccctggatgggatgccagtccatcacatgccACATCCATTATATAAGCTAAGTATCCTCATACAAAAGTGTACTGTACATCTGATAATTTGATAGAGTGGCCAACATTAAAGGGTCTGAGCTTTGAATTcattgttttgtgtttgtaacGTATTATAGATTGAGTCCCCAGATCCACCATTTCCCTAAATACCTCTGACTAGGGCTGTACGGTGTATATAATTTCAGCACTGTCATCGTGATGTAAGCAGGAGTAATAATCACATCTgtcagcactgctttgtgtcttaACACGACTTGCAACAATACCACCAACTTATTTTACACACTCTACTATTAGATAAGTTCTATTTCACTGTCATTTACTTTGGGAGATTTCAACtttctccttttttgttttataaataccacAGTGTGATATTGTGGAGCCCGATTTATGATTTTCGaaactagcttaaaaaaatctgttctgaAGGAAGGTTCACATCCACCAGAAATCCAAAGATGTGAAATGATTCATTGTGGTTCGCAGGTTCAGCGACTGGCTAATACGCATCCTTGTTCCCGTCCACATCCCAGCAGGCCGTCCGACTGCACAGCCGCAGCGGCATTAGCCTTACACATCCCCGTCACACTGGAAAACGCTCGCATCTCATAATGGGGCACTTTGCACCGAGTCCCTCACTGCAGACGCCAGGGCCGTGGCAAACGTGCTCCGCGCAGCAATGACCGACTCAGCAGGGAGGTCGGCACAGCACATGGGAAGGTTCATTCACCCCGGAATACTTCCAGCAGAATTCCTAACCCTTCCCTAACACACTTCCATATAGATACTGCACTCCTAAACTGCCTTTTATATAAAAACAGTCAGACATTTTAAAGATACCAAACATCTACGATAGTTAATTTAGTTAATTCTCCATTTTGCGTACAATCACACAGATTCTGTGACTTTCCGATTGGTGGGAGCTCTGGGTAACACTCTGGAGAAGGAAAGGATCGTGTCACTTCCCACATCCTCTGCAAGATCTCATAAAGTTAATATCTCAAGGACAGACTTTATTCGTACTTTATGGCAAAGGTTTTATTATAATTGCTACCTTGTATTTACTCATTTTTTTATTGCGAGCTTCATGTTTCCACTAAAAAGGAGGTGGCAGAGAGAGACTGCAAGCTAATGAAAAAGGCAGCAAAAAGCCACCCTGTAGAGTAATCGCACCTAATATATTACGATCGTCGCCTTCGTCGTCGCCTGTTTTAACTGGTCTAGGTCACTCAGCTTTTCACTATATCAGCTAACCAACCAGTCTGTCACAGAGCCAGAGACGTTTTGCGGCTTTCACCACACACGTCTATCCGCTGTGCTTCTCTCAGCCTCCTGCTCTCACCTTGAAGAAGTCAAAGAAGGAGACGTGCTTCACCAGTGGTCCGTAGAGGCTCTCGTCATgtttgaagaagaagaagtTGGTGAAGGCGGCGTCAACGAGGTCGGGGTGGGCCCGGCTCAGCTTCACCAGATCCAGGCGCTCCTTACGGCTATCCCGCCCCCTCCAGAAGGCCGTGGTATTCTTCTCCCCCCATGGAGGGCCTGTGTTGGCCTGTACCGACATCATGTCTAAGCTGACCCTGGAGACAGCCAAACACACATCACTTAAGGTCAGCTGCTCATAAACCCAGCCATGCATTTTCTGTGTCCACTTATCCTaagtcacagggggtccagaacCCCCCAGAGGTTATCAggtgcaaggcagagaacaactcaggatggggggccagcccatcgcagggcacattgACACACCCATAAACTTACAAAATTTGGtcactccaattaacctcagcatgtttttggactgtgggggggaaactggagaaccctgaggaaaccccatgacgacacggggagagcatgcaaactccacacacatggagctatggtagagactcgaaccctggtcccagaggtgtgaggcaacagtgccgaCCACTGCAGCACCATGCCGCCCCTAACAAACTCATATTATAATTAATACAGGCAGGTGACCTTAAATCCATAAAATTAATAACTAATATCCAACATTTCTATCCATAGTGCCacacaaatctgcattttggaTTTATGGGCAGGGCCATAGGAACCAGGGGCTACCTGTGtcccccccaatatttaatttgggtCCATTTGTCCCTCTCCATGAAAATACTTTTGGATTTAAATGATTAAGTTGTGACAATATCAAACTACTcccttgctcaagggtacaacaggaGAGGCCTCTGTAATTTCTGATACCGTCACATACACAGAGCTGTAGTAATTTGGATTTatattataatgttatttttctATTCCAAAATGTGACAGCATTGATTGAACTTGTTTACAGAGACtctatatacacatatataataaaacatatactGGAAGCCTGCCTGCTCATGGTTTCCAGGACGGACTCGGTGA from Paramormyrops kingsleyae isolate MSU_618 chromosome 16, PKINGS_0.4, whole genome shotgun sequence carries:
- the tex30 gene encoding testis-expressed protein 30, with the translated sequence METFHKENVRIAFGGRSLDAVLSIPGQSTTVRAALVLTHGAGGDMNVKHLVSLAKAAAAAGLLCLRFTCKGLNLSYRVKAYTAVMEYLRNQEKFTLTSIFVGGRSMGARAAACLTNQLSTGVGDVPHGLVCLSFPLHPPGQTHTHRQRSEDLRSLAGVPVLFVSGTADDMCQRSLLEDVTKHMKSPTTVQWIEGGSHGLVVKGRAEDEVLAQVNSCIVTWILEHVDRATSP